GTTTTCAGTGCTGTTGCGGCGACAGGCCGTGCCTCTGCCTGCGTTGACCTTTCTGACCACGCAGATCCTTCTGGGAACCCTGGTTGTACTGCCGTTCTACCTGACCGATCTGATTTTCTTTTCCGGTGGCTTCGAGCTTTCCCGGAGCACGGCACTGCCACTCCTGTATTTCGCAATCTTCCCGGGGATCCTGGCCTATGGATTCTGGAATCATGGTGTGCATAAAATTGGCCCGGCCCGAGCGGCCATCTTCATGTACCTGACGCCTGTCTTCGCCTCGATTCTGGCGAGCATTTTCCTGGCCGAATCCCTCGGGCTGTTTCACATTATTGGAGGTGCGCTGATTCTTGCCGGGCTGGTGCTGGCCACGCAGACCCGAAAACGCACCCACTACCCAACCCCAGAACAGTCAGCAAAAGGAGACCCCAATGATTAGATCTATCCCAGGAAACGCTCACAGCTTCTTTTGCCTGGTTCTGGTCCTTCTGGCCGCCGGCCTGTCTTTGCCGGCTGCCGCAGAACCCTGCGATCCTGAAGAGTCCAAGTGGGTACCCAGCCGCTACTACCCGGCAGGCTCCGCAGTGTTTCACAAGGGCAACTGGTACGAATCCCGCGAACTGCATCAGGGGCTGGAGCCAGGCATTACCTTCGACTGGAAAGAGCTGGATTCTGTGCCGGACTGCGAGGGCCGTAAGCAAGCGGTTGAACAGTCCCAGACCGAAGAAGGTCAACAGGGACCCGAGGCCGGTACCAGCCAGACTGCCGGCAAGAGCAAGCGGGGCGAGACGGCTTCCGGCATGTGCGTCCGGCCCGACCCATGGCTCTTCTCCAAAAGCTACACGGTTGGCAGCCTCGCTACCCATGGCGGTCAGATCTGGGAGGCCATTCGGCCAACCAATGGCGATATGCCCGGCATGAACAAGCCTCCGCGCTGGAAACTGGTGGAGGATCACTGTTCCATGGAGCGACAGTAACCCTCCTGGCCAGTAGTCAGAGAGCCGCTTCTATCCGGCCGACAACCTCTTCCAGAACCGACCGCGGGCAGCCGATATTCAGGCGCATAAAGCCGCTGCCCGGGTCGCCGAAGGAGATTCCGGGGTTCATGCCCACCCCGGCTTGCCGGACGAAAAAGCGTTTCAGGCCCGCATCGTCCAGGCCCAGCTCGCGACAATCCAGCCACATGAGGTAGGTACCCTCGGGAGCGGATACGCGAATGCCAGGCAGTCGCTGACCAACAGCCTCCACCACATAGTCCCGGTTTGCCTGCAAATAGACCATCAGGTCGTCCAGCCACGGGCCGCCGTGGCGATAGCCGGCCTCGAACCCGGCAATACTGAACGGATTGCACTGGGGCAGATGCATGGACTCGAACACTGTCTTCATCGCCTTGCGTCGGTCCGCATCGGGGATCACAAGGGCTGACAGCCCCAATCCGGGCATATTGAAACTCTTGCTGGGTGCGACTGCCGTGACCAGTGCGTCGTCAGGGCCTGCCAGGTTGGCCAGCATCGTGTGGCGAGGTTTATCAGGGAACGTCAGGTCGCAATGGATCTCGTCGGACACCACCACCAGCTGGTGTCGTCGCGCTATATCGAGAACCGCCCCCAGTTCCTCCTCCGACCAGACCCGGCCAACCGGGTTATGGGGCGAACACAGCAGCAGAATTCGGGCATCGGGGCGGGCCGCACACTGCTCCAGGTGATCCAGATCCATGCGGTAATGACCCGTATCTCCGGTATCCGGATCTTCCGGCACCAGCGGGTTCTCGATCACCACCCGGCCACTGTGCCGCACCGAACTGAAAAACGGCGGGTAGACCGGGGGCTGGATGATGACCCCCTCACCGGGCCCGGCGTAAGCCATGCAGGCCGCGTTGATCGAGGGCACCACGCCGGGCGCCATCAGTATCCACTCTCGCTGGATTTCCCAGGCATGGCGACTGGCGAACCAGTCAATCATCGACTGGTATAGACTGTCCGGAAACAGCGTGTAGCCATAGACCGGATGTTTGGCCCTCTCCGCCAACGCCTGGGTGACAGCCTCCGGTGCCGCGAAATCCATATCGGCTACCCAGACCGGAATCACATCCTCGGTGCCAAATACCGCCTTGCGGGCATCAAATTTGACGGAACAGGTATGTTCCCGGCGAACGGGGTGATCAAACGGGCTGGACACGGGCACTCTCCAGGGCAGATAACGTGGTAAAAAACGATATTGTGGTGGGCCCGTGCGACCATCGCAACTGTCGTCCAGAGATGTCGTCATTGTGTTCATATCCGGCTTTGGTCGAACATCGTCGATAAACACTTGCCCAGGCAGTGCAATACTTGCGAACCTAACGGTTTATCCAATAACAATGCCGAATTTTCTCCCGGAGCCTTTTCAATGATTGGCCAGATCCTGTCCACCATGTTGCCGGTATTCCTCATCGCCGGTTGCGGCGCCCTGTACGGTCGCTATCGGACGCCCGACATCCAGGGGCTGAACGTACTCAACATGGAGCTGTTTGTTCCCATGCTGGTCTTTGCCGTGCTCGCAGACCAGCAGGCCCCGCTGCAGGAGTATGCCAGGCTGGCATTGGCCGCCACGGTGGTTGTACTCGGATCGGGGATTGTCCTGTATCCACTGGCCAAGGTTCTGAAGCTGAACCTGAAGACCTTCCTGCCACCGATGATGTTCAACAATTCCGGTAACATGGGCATTCCGCTGCTGGTTCTGGCCTTCGGTGATGA
This genomic stretch from Marinobacter salsuginis harbors:
- a CDS encoding carbohydrate-binding protein; the protein is MIRSIPGNAHSFFCLVLVLLAAGLSLPAAAEPCDPEESKWVPSRYYPAGSAVFHKGNWYESRELHQGLEPGITFDWKELDSVPDCEGRKQAVEQSQTEEGQQGPEAGTSQTAGKSKRGETASGMCVRPDPWLFSKSYTVGSLATHGGQIWEAIRPTNGDMPGMNKPPRWKLVEDHCSMERQ
- a CDS encoding MalY/PatB family protein produces the protein MSSPFDHPVRREHTCSVKFDARKAVFGTEDVIPVWVADMDFAAPEAVTQALAERAKHPVYGYTLFPDSLYQSMIDWFASRHAWEIQREWILMAPGVVPSINAACMAYAGPGEGVIIQPPVYPPFFSSVRHSGRVVIENPLVPEDPDTGDTGHYRMDLDHLEQCAARPDARILLLCSPHNPVGRVWSEEELGAVLDIARRHQLVVVSDEIHCDLTFPDKPRHTMLANLAGPDDALVTAVAPSKSFNMPGLGLSALVIPDADRRKAMKTVFESMHLPQCNPFSIAGFEAGYRHGGPWLDDLMVYLQANRDYVVEAVGQRLPGIRVSAPEGTYLMWLDCRELGLDDAGLKRFFVRQAGVGMNPGISFGDPGSGFMRLNIGCPRSVLEEVVGRIEAAL